Proteins from one Hemiscyllium ocellatum isolate sHemOce1 chromosome 6, sHemOce1.pat.X.cur, whole genome shotgun sequence genomic window:
- the commd6 gene encoding COMM domain-containing protein 6 isoform X2, whose product MSAEELIAKLADSSSKWSKQMLQVVRHVWTEQGKLIATPEDAKHMLTVGQLVDLEWKLGMAVSSDNCRSLNHPYVTMMLKVANPSGEIISRSFEMTIPQFQNLSKQFREVASVLEMV is encoded by the exons ATGTCCGCTGAAGAACTCATTGCAAAGCTTGCAGATAGCAGCAGTAAATGGTCTAAGCAAATGCTTCAAGTTGTTCGACATGTGTGGACCGAACAGGGCAAACTAATTGCAACACCAGAAGATGCCAAGCACATGCTCACTGTGGGACAG CTTGTCGATTTGGAATGGAAACTGGGAATGGCAGTCAGTTCCGATAATTGCAGATCCCTAAATCACCCCTACGTGACCATGATGCTGAAAGTAGCCAATCCCTCAGGAGAAATCATTAGCAGGTCATTTGAAATGACTATCCCTCAATTTCAG AATCTATCGAAGCAGTTCCGAGAAGTGGCTAGTGTCCTTGAAATGGTGTGA